One part of the Dyadobacter sp. 676 genome encodes these proteins:
- a CDS encoding HEAT repeat domain-containing protein produces MVPDIERLLEKYYDGETSLEEERALKQFFQSGDVPEHLQSYAAQFGYFVHARKEQPSLTFNHELALMLDPPKQGPVRRLGTWLLRIAAGLALLVIGFGAGWVLQSKSERGSMALGGKETEEVREMKKVLAFEQMNNTSASERIQAVNHSYDIREADSDITQLLINTLNFDPNVNVRLAACQALTHFAAEDEVKEALIRSLAIQTDPNIQISLIEALVAIREKRAVDQFQQLARNQEVLDVVRLKATEGVSRLNADV; encoded by the coding sequence ATGGTACCCGATATTGAAAGGCTACTGGAGAAATACTATGACGGAGAAACGTCGCTGGAAGAGGAACGTGCCCTGAAGCAATTTTTTCAAAGTGGCGACGTGCCCGAGCATTTGCAAAGCTACGCGGCGCAGTTTGGCTACTTTGTTCATGCGCGGAAAGAACAGCCCTCGCTGACTTTCAATCACGAGCTCGCGCTTATGCTCGATCCGCCTAAACAGGGGCCCGTGCGGCGGCTGGGAACGTGGCTATTGCGCATTGCGGCCGGGCTGGCGCTGCTCGTTATCGGTTTCGGGGCGGGCTGGGTATTGCAATCGAAATCGGAGCGCGGTTCGATGGCTTTGGGCGGGAAAGAAACCGAAGAAGTCAGGGAAATGAAAAAGGTGCTGGCATTCGAACAAATGAACAACACTTCTGCCAGCGAACGCATTCAGGCGGTAAACCATAGTTACGATATTCGCGAGGCCGACAGCGATATTACGCAGTTGCTGATCAATACCCTTAACTTCGACCCGAACGTGAATGTACGGCTGGCAGCCTGCCAGGCGTTGACGCACTTTGCCGCCGAAGACGAAGTGAAAGAGGCGCTGATCCGGTCGCTGGCGATCCAGACAGATCCCAATATCCAGATCTCGCTCATCGAAGCGCTCGTGGCGATCAGGGAAAAACGGGCCGTCGACCAGTTTCAGCAGCTGGCCCGAAACCAGGAAGTCCTGGACGTGGTGCGACTCAAAGCTACCGAAGGTGTAAGCAGGCTGAATGCCGACGTTTAA
- a CDS encoding DUF4097 family beta strand repeat-containing protein, protein MTPDASGLRIEKATRKQIKYTVKLPRQVAVKFVETNWQGGSGLSISNMDGDLEIKTNNSNINLTNITGPVVANTTSGEVTAVFSNLAQDKPTAISSISGEIDITLPANVKSNLKLRSINGEMYTDFDLGVKNNKEGMAKVGGGANVDGTIGGGGRRNVAQNH, encoded by the coding sequence GTGACACCGGACGCTTCAGGGCTCAGAATCGAGAAGGCTACCCGCAAGCAGATCAAATACACGGTCAAGCTGCCGCGCCAGGTGGCGGTGAAATTTGTGGAAACCAACTGGCAGGGTGGTTCGGGGCTTTCGATCTCGAATATGGACGGCGACCTGGAAATCAAAACCAATAACTCCAATATTAACCTGACCAACATTACCGGTCCTGTTGTTGCTAATACGACCAGCGGCGAGGTAACGGCGGTTTTTTCCAACCTCGCACAGGACAAGCCGACGGCCATTTCGTCCATCAGCGGGGAGATTGACATTACCCTGCCCGCGAATGTCAAATCGAATCTCAAACTGCGGTCGATCAACGGCGAAATGTATACGGATTTCGATCTGGGCGTGAAAAACAACAAGGAAGGAATGGCCAAAGTAGGCGGCGGCGCCAATGTAGATGGCACCATCGGCGGGGGGGGGCGTAGAAATGTCGCTCAAAACCATTAG
- a CDS encoding HAMP domain-containing sensor histidine kinase, with product MIRSILEWPVRKQLECEPSILNRARIKALSYALHLKIFTTSLLLIYYLLENYRLQAARAAVLLVIAVVYYIALSRGFQWRKAVHTAIVIFMVIIWTNLYVFRNGLDLVTLQYVVIIIIAAFYGLGNRLGIIYSVIAVVPFILYVLLGNHLGAYIVWGPQGSGRISIAILLFQNFMILVLINYFFFSSFYDTISDLDARRDELRSSLESLEDSQKKLETEYVHQKHLIASISHDIKSPLRFLMTTTGRLARNHPDLPTVRAISQSSYRLYHFMKNLLEYTEFRYKNASVQFTYLDLNEMVDQKFAIFTQDAEVNGNRFVNGVTPGVIIKNNPQLVGIILHNLIDNANKATNDGTISVTHEDFRDELHLIISDTGPGMDGSVSGWINSGDRQLPVSENVAQNFGMGLLIVKEISSLIRARLHAKPNIPHGTSVHIIFSK from the coding sequence ATGATCCGATCGATTCTGGAATGGCCTGTACGAAAGCAATTGGAATGTGAACCGAGTATTCTTAACCGGGCCCGCATTAAAGCACTTTCCTACGCGCTTCACCTGAAAATTTTTACAACAAGTCTCCTGCTTATTTACTACCTGTTGGAGAATTACCGCTTACAGGCTGCCAGGGCGGCTGTTTTGCTTGTCATAGCGGTCGTTTATTATATCGCGCTTTCGCGCGGTTTTCAATGGCGGAAGGCCGTCCATACTGCTATCGTGATCTTTATGGTCATTATATGGACCAATTTGTATGTGTTCCGGAACGGCCTGGACCTGGTGACGCTGCAATATGTCGTGATTATCATCATCGCCGCCTTCTACGGCCTGGGAAACCGCCTCGGGATTATCTATTCGGTGATCGCCGTGGTGCCTTTCATTTTATATGTGCTGCTGGGGAACCATCTCGGCGCCTACATCGTGTGGGGGCCGCAAGGGTCGGGGCGGATATCGATCGCGATCCTGCTGTTTCAGAACTTTATGATCCTCGTACTGATCAACTACTTCTTCTTCAGCTCGTTCTATGATACGATCAGCGACCTCGATGCACGCCGGGACGAATTGCGTTCGAGCCTCGAGAGCCTGGAAGATTCGCAGAAAAAGCTCGAAACGGAATACGTGCACCAGAAGCACCTGATTGCGAGTATCTCCCATGATATCAAAAGCCCGTTGCGGTTCCTGATGACGACCACGGGGCGTCTCGCGCGTAACCACCCCGACCTTCCCACGGTGAGGGCGATCAGCCAGTCGAGCTACCGTCTCTACCATTTCATGAAAAACCTGCTGGAATACACCGAGTTCCGTTACAAGAATGCGAGCGTTCAGTTCACCTATCTCGACCTGAACGAGATGGTCGACCAGAAGTTTGCTATTTTTACGCAGGATGCCGAGGTGAACGGCAACCGGTTCGTTAACGGCGTTACGCCCGGGGTGATCATTAAAAACAACCCGCAACTGGTCGGCATTATCCTGCACAACCTCATTGACAACGCCAACAAGGCGACCAACGACGGTACCATCAGCGTTACGCACGAAGATTTCCGGGACGAGTTGCACCTGATCATCAGCGACACCGGCCCGGGAATGGACGGCTCGGTGAGTGGCTGGATCAACAGCGGCGACAGGCAGTTGCCTGTTTCGGAAAATGTGGCCCAGAACTTCGGGATGGGGCTATTGATCGTAAAGGAGATCAGTTCGTTGATCCGCGCCCGGTTACATGCGAAGCCTAATATCCCGCACGGAACTTCGGTTCACATTATTTTTTCGAAATAA
- a CDS encoding response regulator transcription factor — translation MKTVLLVEDHSIVRMGVRLLIEDFLPSVTVIEAATFSETLKLLQSRFFDLVILDIKIPGGEAFNMIGKIRDIQSKVKILVFSSQDEELYAIHYVKAGANGFLPKDTSNEELEKAITSVLAGGTYISNVIQDQLVNNTLLERESKESPLEILSNRELEIMDMLLTGKWTKDIAIDLNIKESTVSTYKARIFEKLEVTNILELFKKVEIYKRRKAGFGNPTVD, via the coding sequence ATGAAAACAGTTTTGCTAGTAGAAGACCATTCCATTGTGCGAATGGGCGTCAGATTATTAATTGAAGATTTTTTACCCTCGGTAACGGTTATCGAGGCTGCTACATTTAGCGAAACCCTCAAACTTCTTCAATCAAGGTTTTTCGATCTCGTTATCCTGGACATCAAAATTCCGGGAGGCGAAGCGTTCAATATGATCGGCAAGATCCGCGACATTCAGAGTAAGGTCAAAATTCTGGTATTCTCTTCCCAGGACGAGGAATTGTACGCTATACATTATGTTAAAGCCGGAGCCAACGGCTTTCTGCCGAAAGATACTTCGAACGAGGAACTGGAAAAGGCCATCACGTCGGTGCTCGCCGGCGGGACTTACATCAGCAATGTGATCCAGGACCAGCTCGTCAACAACACCCTGCTCGAACGCGAAAGCAAGGAGAGCCCGCTCGAAATCCTTTCGAACCGGGAGCTGGAAATCATGGACATGCTGCTCACGGGAAAATGGACGAAGGACATCGCTATCGACCTCAATATCAAGGAAAGTACCGTATCCACCTATAAAGCGCGGATATTCGAAAAGCTGGAAGTGACCAATATTCTGGAGCTTTTCAAGAAGGTCGAAATCTACAAGCGAAGGAAGGCCGGGTTCGGTAACCCGACGGTGGATTGA
- a CDS encoding DUF2723 domain-containing protein — MAGALAYAWSDSFWFSAVEAEVYGLSSFFTAIVIWAVFKWETIDDPATANRWLIFTAYLVGLSIGVHLLNLVTIPALALVYYFKKYPRPGVLGGSVAFLAGLLVLGIINAGIIPGLPELAGKFEVFFVNSLGLPYNTGIICFTVLFLGMLVWGIRFSHRTNRALLNTGLLSLAFILIGYASYSLVLVRSGYDTPINENNPSDVLRFVYYLKREQYESRPLLYGPSFASRPVSQKRGAPVYAKKDGKYVLIDYKPVYEYEPGSHMLLPRLYSSQPGHSKLYQQMTGLAEGEKPTMRHNLSYLFSHQLGHMYWRYFFWNFVGRESDREGAGVLLPWQNSFPKSISQNRGHNNFLMLPFLLGIAGIIFMYYHRRKDLLILGLLFLLTGVALVIYLNSPPTEPRERDYIYVGSFYIFCVWIGFGVLTAAKFLEKAVRRPALRAGVASVACFSVPAIMVANGWDNHDRSDRYHSVDFARNLLNSCAPNAILFTGGDNDTFPLWYVQEVEGFRTDVRVCVQTFLGADWYIRQLKRKINQSDALPLSLDSGNYQLGKNEYLPFYEIPSVKGGINLKEYLELIHQDNKAIQVPLTSGETTSILPSSTLFLPVDTREVKKMNIVKNELLPYLSDSMSWKIGETDLLKGDLVMLDIISSNNWKRPVYFSSTMGSSHNLGLQEYLQLEGYAYRLLPVRVPGASDGYVNSDIMYNNMMNKMYWRETDNPKVYYDDTYRGSPVITARLSFLRLAQQLIAEKKIEKARKVVNKAMAVMPDDTIPYDQVSAGFVGALFDVGENEKALDSARVMAARSDENLSWIKRTDGGKSRDVNTDLFILQSIVRECRRARQDKEADRFEAIFRKHLQAFDIYGG; from the coding sequence ATGGCGGGTGCGCTCGCCTACGCGTGGTCCGATTCGTTCTGGTTCTCGGCGGTGGAGGCGGAGGTTTACGGGCTTTCGTCTTTCTTCACGGCCATCGTCATCTGGGCTGTTTTCAAATGGGAAACCATCGACGACCCCGCCACAGCGAACCGCTGGCTGATTTTCACCGCCTACCTGGTCGGCCTGTCGATTGGCGTTCACCTGCTGAACCTTGTTACGATTCCCGCCCTGGCATTGGTATATTATTTCAAAAAATATCCGCGCCCCGGTGTTCTCGGAGGATCGGTGGCTTTCCTTGCCGGACTGCTGGTCCTGGGGATCATCAATGCGGGCATCATACCCGGGTTACCCGAGCTGGCGGGGAAATTCGAAGTCTTTTTCGTGAATTCGCTCGGGCTTCCCTACAACACCGGTATCATATGTTTTACGGTTCTTTTTTTAGGGATGCTGGTGTGGGGCATACGCTTTTCGCACCGGACAAACCGCGCCCTGCTGAATACCGGCCTGCTTTCGCTCGCATTTATCCTGATCGGTTATGCCTCCTATTCGCTGGTGCTCGTGCGGTCGGGTTACGACACGCCGATCAACGAGAACAACCCGAGCGACGTGCTGCGCTTTGTGTATTATTTAAAAAGAGAGCAATATGAAAGCCGGCCCCTGCTTTACGGGCCTTCGTTCGCTTCCCGGCCCGTTAGCCAGAAACGCGGAGCGCCGGTATACGCCAAAAAGGACGGGAAATATGTTCTTATCGATTACAAGCCGGTCTACGAGTACGAACCGGGCAGCCACATGCTGTTGCCCAGATTGTATAGCTCGCAGCCCGGACATTCGAAATTGTACCAGCAAATGACCGGCCTGGCCGAGGGGGAGAAACCTACCATGCGCCATAACCTTTCGTACCTTTTTTCGCACCAGCTGGGACATATGTACTGGCGATATTTCTTCTGGAATTTTGTAGGACGCGAGAGCGACCGGGAAGGGGCGGGCGTTTTGTTGCCGTGGCAGAATTCGTTTCCGAAAAGTATCAGTCAGAACAGGGGGCATAACAACTTTCTGATGCTCCCGTTCCTGCTCGGCATAGCGGGGATCATTTTTATGTATTACCACCGCAGAAAGGATTTGCTGATACTCGGCCTGCTGTTTCTTCTGACCGGTGTGGCGCTGGTCATCTACCTCAACTCACCTCCCACAGAGCCACGGGAGCGCGATTACATTTATGTCGGCTCATTCTATATTTTTTGTGTCTGGATCGGTTTCGGCGTCCTGACTGCGGCGAAATTTCTGGAAAAAGCCGTGCGCAGGCCAGCGTTGCGTGCAGGCGTGGCCAGTGTGGCGTGCTTTTCGGTGCCGGCCATCATGGTGGCGAACGGCTGGGACAACCATGATCGGTCGGACCGATACCACTCGGTCGATTTCGCGCGTAACCTGCTCAATTCCTGCGCGCCCAACGCGATCCTTTTCACCGGCGGGGACAACGATACGTTCCCGTTGTGGTATGTGCAGGAGGTGGAGGGGTTCCGCACCGATGTGCGCGTATGTGTACAGACGTTCCTGGGCGCCGATTGGTATATCCGGCAATTGAAGCGGAAGATCAATCAGTCGGACGCATTGCCGCTCTCGCTCGATTCCGGCAACTATCAGCTCGGGAAAAACGAGTATCTGCCATTCTATGAAATCCCTTCCGTAAAAGGTGGTATCAATTTGAAAGAATACCTGGAACTGATCCATCAGGACAACAAAGCGATCCAGGTGCCGCTCACGAGTGGCGAAACGACGTCCATTCTGCCGTCGTCGACGCTCTTTTTGCCCGTCGATACCCGCGAAGTTAAGAAAATGAACATTGTTAAAAACGAGCTGTTGCCATACCTGAGCGACTCCATGAGCTGGAAAATCGGCGAAACCGACCTGCTGAAAGGAGATCTGGTGATGCTGGATATCATTTCGAGCAATAACTGGAAACGGCCCGTGTATTTCTCCTCTACAATGGGTTCGTCGCATAATCTGGGTTTGCAGGAATACCTGCAACTCGAAGGCTATGCCTATCGCCTGCTGCCCGTGCGGGTACCGGGGGCTTCGGACGGATATGTCAATTCCGACATTATGTACAATAATATGATGAACAAAATGTACTGGCGGGAAACGGATAATCCGAAAGTGTATTACGACGACACTTATCGGGGCTCGCCGGTGATAACGGCCCGGCTGTCGTTCCTGCGCCTGGCGCAACAGCTCATTGCCGAGAAGAAGATCGAAAAAGCCCGTAAGGTGGTAAACAAGGCAATGGCCGTCATGCCCGACGACACGATCCCGTACGACCAGGTTTCCGCTGGGTTCGTCGGTGCATTGTTCGATGTAGGGGAAAATGAAAAGGCGCTGGATTCCGCCCGCGTAATGGCAGCCCGGTCGGACGAGAACCTGTCCTGGATCAAGCGCACGGACGGGGGCAAGAGCCGTGACGTCAATACCGATCTTTTCATTCTTCAAAGCATCGTTCGTGAATGCAGGCGGGCGCGTCAGGACAAGGAGGCCGACCGTTTCGAGGCCATTTTCAGAAAGCATTTGCAGGCATTCGATATTTACGGAGGCTAG
- a CDS encoding CotH kinase family protein — protein MAQNLLLPTNWLGLLMLLFCGSQAFAQTTVTSNLPIVVINTNGAVIPDVDKIPATFKITAPGNGGLHTFDVNSVTNSFQFESNIGIEIRGNTSVYWEKKSYSVETVDAAGAGVDVSLLGMPAESDWVLNACYGDKSFIRDVFAHEMYTRTGRYSPKTRYVEVFLQETGGMSYHGVYILMEKVKRGSNRINIKKLSETDADPAKISGGYLLQVAEDEDLKWTSAYPGNDAPGQPKPFFHVEYPKLHKYTNIANRDLQFNYIKNYVDHFEQVLASSTFRNATTGYRPLLDEDATIDYLLLQEITKNSDNWRASTFFYKKRDDEGGELVMGAPWDFDKSMGNQQWCYEQSVLPTGTWAWQFNIYCPDRPPMTVFWPARLLTDCYFKLKLINRYQQLRQTSWSNQAISDFIDQRQGELTAQNAMQRNFTRWNILETAVMFNEHYTLAGNTHAKEVQYLKTWLLSHLAWMDTNIESISAEDCSELPVTFKSVEVREVEQSAARVSWTTAGEVRNDHFKVERSGDARHFEILGAVKGAGDTSVEQRYEFLDAAPLPGTSYYRIRQVDTDGTVSFSAVETLKRTNDEAAVLFPNPAANRIVLKNLNAGSTILIRDNTGRVAKSLQARGKQVEVATGMLPPGNYVLTVTTASGKCEVQKHFVIGR, from the coding sequence ATGGCTCAAAACTTACTACTTCCGACCAACTGGCTTGGCCTCCTGATGCTGCTCTTTTGCGGCTCGCAGGCTTTTGCTCAAACTACCGTCACATCTAACCTTCCCATTGTGGTGATCAACACCAACGGCGCGGTGATTCCGGATGTCGACAAAATTCCAGCGACCTTCAAGATCACCGCACCCGGTAACGGCGGACTACACACATTCGATGTAAACTCCGTTACGAACAGTTTTCAGTTCGAAAGCAATATTGGCATTGAAATCCGCGGTAATACGTCCGTTTACTGGGAGAAAAAGTCGTACAGCGTCGAAACGGTCGATGCGGCCGGAGCAGGTGTGGATGTTTCGCTGCTCGGCATGCCGGCCGAATCTGACTGGGTGTTAAACGCCTGCTATGGCGACAAATCGTTTATCCGTGACGTGTTTGCGCATGAAATGTACACGCGCACGGGACGTTACTCTCCGAAAACGCGCTATGTGGAAGTATTTCTTCAGGAAACCGGCGGGATGTCTTACCACGGCGTGTACATATTGATGGAAAAGGTAAAAAGAGGTTCCAATCGGATCAATATCAAGAAGCTGAGTGAAACTGATGCCGATCCGGCTAAGATTTCCGGCGGGTATCTGTTGCAGGTTGCCGAGGACGAAGACCTTAAATGGACGTCGGCTTACCCTGGAAACGACGCACCCGGACAGCCGAAGCCCTTTTTTCACGTCGAATATCCCAAGTTGCACAAATACACCAACATCGCTAACCGGGATTTGCAGTTCAATTACATTAAAAATTATGTGGACCATTTCGAGCAGGTGCTTGCGAGTTCCACGTTCAGGAATGCTACCACCGGCTACCGGCCATTGCTCGACGAGGACGCGACGATCGACTACCTGTTGTTGCAGGAGATCACCAAGAATTCGGACAACTGGCGGGCAAGTACTTTTTTTTACAAAAAACGCGACGATGAGGGTGGAGAATTGGTGATGGGTGCGCCGTGGGACTTCGATAAATCGATGGGAAACCAGCAATGGTGCTACGAGCAATCGGTGTTGCCGACGGGTACGTGGGCATGGCAGTTCAATATCTATTGCCCCGACAGGCCTCCTATGACCGTTTTCTGGCCTGCACGGCTGCTTACGGATTGTTATTTCAAACTGAAACTGATCAACCGTTACCAGCAGCTTCGGCAAACGTCGTGGAGCAACCAGGCCATTTCCGATTTTATAGACCAAAGGCAGGGGGAACTCACGGCGCAAAATGCCATGCAGCGTAATTTTACAAGATGGAATATCCTGGAAACCGCGGTGATGTTCAACGAGCATTACACATTGGCGGGCAATACCCACGCCAAAGAGGTGCAATACCTTAAAACATGGCTACTCAGCCATCTAGCATGGATGGATACCAACATCGAATCCATTTCCGCGGAAGACTGCTCCGAATTGCCGGTGACATTCAAGAGTGTAGAAGTGCGAGAGGTCGAGCAATCGGCGGCACGCGTGAGCTGGACAACCGCGGGGGAGGTTCGGAACGACCATTTTAAAGTAGAACGGAGCGGTGACGCGCGCCATTTTGAAATTTTAGGCGCGGTAAAAGGCGCGGGAGATACATCGGTGGAGCAGCGGTACGAATTCCTCGACGCCGCTCCGCTGCCGGGGACAAGCTATTACCGGATCAGGCAGGTGGATACGGACGGTACCGTCAGTTTTTCTGCCGTGGAAACATTGAAGCGGACGAATGACGAGGCCGCGGTACTGTTCCCTAACCCGGCAGCGAACCGCATTGTGCTTAAAAACCTGAACGCCGGTTCTACTATTTTGATCCGCGACAACACAGGGCGGGTTGCAAAAAGTCTGCAGGCGCGGGGAAAACAGGTTGAAGTGGCGACGGGGATGTTGCCTCCGGGTAATTATGTGCTCACGGTGACCACTGCGAGCGGGAAATGCGAAGTACAAAAACACTTTGTGATAGGTCGCTGA
- a CDS encoding alpha-amylase family protein: MLEELWYKNAVIYSLDLETFMDGNNDGTGDFEGLCNRLDYLHALGLDTIWLAPFQPTPNRDNGYDISDFYGVDPRHGSSGDFVDFIHKARKLGIKVIIDLVVNHTSDEHRWFRESRSSRDNPKRNWYVWSDKRPKGWNKGMVFPGVQKATWTRDKRTGAYYFHRFYEFQPDLNTDNPEVRAEINRIMGYWLELGIAGFRVDAVPFILESPDAGGKTTPLHFEYLKEMRRFLQWRRGDAVLLGEANVLPEESKQYFGEDGDGIHLMFNFFVNQYTFYALATADTQPLIKALEATREKAPQSQWAFFLRNHDELDLGRLTPDEKQVVFERFGPDKNMQLYDRGIRRRLSPMLGNRQQTELAYSLMFSFPGTPVIRYGDEIGMGDNLALKERDAVRTPMQWTGETQAGFSRAGKLINPVIEEGYYAYEHVNVENQRRDPGSLLNWMTTLIRLRKECPEIGYGDWEIMETGHREILGMRYSWKGKVLLIWHNFSEKSLELVVPEQQAGTGRLIDLMNNIESVLDHKGRHTITLEAYGYRWFRAQLE; encoded by the coding sequence ATGCTGGAAGAACTTTGGTACAAGAATGCCGTCATTTACAGCCTCGATCTTGAGACTTTCATGGACGGCAATAACGATGGTACGGGCGACTTCGAAGGTTTATGCAACCGGCTCGACTATTTGCACGCATTGGGTTTGGACACGATCTGGCTGGCGCCATTCCAGCCAACCCCAAACCGCGACAACGGCTACGATATCAGCGATTTTTACGGCGTAGACCCGCGCCACGGATCGAGCGGGGATTTTGTGGATTTTATTCATAAGGCCCGCAAGCTGGGGATCAAGGTCATCATCGATCTCGTCGTGAACCACACATCCGACGAGCATCGATGGTTCCGCGAATCGAGGAGTTCCAGGGACAACCCGAAGAGAAACTGGTACGTCTGGTCGGATAAACGACCGAAAGGATGGAACAAGGGGATGGTTTTTCCCGGTGTGCAAAAAGCCACATGGACCCGCGACAAGCGGACCGGAGCCTATTATTTTCACCGGTTTTACGAATTTCAGCCCGATTTGAACACCGATAATCCGGAAGTGCGCGCGGAAATCAACCGGATCATGGGTTATTGGCTCGAACTTGGCATTGCCGGTTTCAGGGTCGACGCCGTTCCGTTCATCCTCGAATCGCCGGATGCCGGTGGTAAAACCACGCCCCTCCATTTTGAATACCTGAAAGAAATGCGCCGTTTCCTGCAATGGCGACGCGGTGACGCCGTGCTGCTGGGCGAGGCCAATGTGTTGCCTGAAGAAAGTAAGCAATATTTCGGGGAAGATGGCGACGGCATTCACCTGATGTTCAATTTTTTTGTAAATCAATATACATTCTATGCCCTGGCGACGGCCGACACACAGCCACTCATCAAAGCGCTCGAAGCAACCCGCGAAAAAGCGCCACAAAGTCAGTGGGCATTTTTTCTGCGCAACCACGACGAGCTGGATCTGGGCCGCCTGACGCCGGATGAAAAACAGGTCGTTTTCGAACGGTTCGGTCCCGATAAAAATATGCAGCTGTACGATCGCGGTATCCGCCGGCGGCTCTCGCCGATGCTGGGCAACCGCCAGCAAACCGAGCTCGCTTACAGTCTGATGTTTTCATTTCCCGGCACACCCGTGATCCGCTATGGGGATGAAATCGGGATGGGGGATAACCTTGCCCTGAAAGAACGCGATGCCGTCCGCACTCCCATGCAATGGACGGGCGAGACCCAGGCCGGTTTTTCGAGGGCCGGCAAACTGATCAACCCGGTGATCGAAGAAGGTTATTATGCTTACGAGCACGTGAATGTCGAAAACCAAAGGCGCGATCCCGGATCGCTCCTCAACTGGATGACGACTTTGATAAGGCTAAGAAAAGAATGCCCGGAGATCGGCTATGGCGACTGGGAGATTATGGAAACCGGCCATCGCGAAATACTGGGTATGCGCTATTCCTGGAAAGGCAAAGTGCTGCTTATATGGCATAATTTCAGCGAAAAATCCCTTGAACTGGTCGTGCCGGAACAGCAGGCGGGCACCGGGCGGTTGATCGACCTCATGAACAATATCGAAAGTGTGCTCGATCATAAGGGCCGGCATACCATTACTCTCGAGGCCTACGGTTACCGCTGGTTCAGGGCGCAGCTTGAATAA
- a CDS encoding ankyrin repeat domain-containing protein, with product MNTTDITPLITDPTPEYYEKQAAALADACRSVHNDSAKHIRKYHPEPERLTQLNRPDTNFGLDDARLVVAREHGFTDWPALTAHIADLRTPGSRVAKFEGAVDAIVQGDAATLQALLEADSALVRERSSRGHRATLLHYLAANGVENFRQLTPANALEIAEILLSAGAEPDALAETYDTNWGTTLDLLVSSVHPAKAGLQTALAGKLLDYGAAVNGVRDDGAPLVTAIYFHYPESAEMLIKRGARIDNVVTAAAMGQTGQVATYLDDAGRLRGDAPLIAVPWLKVASTREANLALAFVWAAMLNRVGTVRFLLEKGVDPASRDHRDWTALHWACYFGHEEVVDVLLAHKAPLEARNEFGGTVLDQTLWATAHEGLQPGHLGVVRKLVGAGAKIHTWWLLSDLHPPLEERVIRILQEKV from the coding sequence ATGAACACGACCGATATTACCCCTCTTATCACCGACCCGACGCCTGAATACTACGAAAAACAGGCTGCCGCCCTGGCGGATGCCTGTCGGTCTGTGCATAACGACTCGGCCAAACATATTCGCAAATACCATCCTGAGCCCGAAAGACTTACGCAATTGAACCGGCCTGACACCAATTTTGGCCTCGACGACGCCCGGCTGGTGGTGGCTCGGGAGCACGGGTTCACAGACTGGCCCGCTTTAACCGCGCACATTGCCGACCTGCGCACGCCCGGGTCACGGGTGGCGAAGTTCGAAGGGGCCGTGGACGCCATTGTGCAGGGCGATGCGGCCACATTACAAGCACTGCTGGAGGCGGATTCCGCGTTGGTGCGCGAGCGCTCATCGCGCGGGCACAGGGCTACATTACTGCATTACCTGGCGGCAAACGGCGTTGAGAATTTCCGCCAGCTTACACCCGCGAATGCGTTGGAGATCGCGGAAATACTTTTATCGGCAGGTGCGGAACCGGATGCCCTGGCGGAAACCTATGATACCAATTGGGGCACCACGCTAGATTTACTGGTATCCAGCGTACATCCTGCAAAGGCAGGACTGCAAACGGCCCTGGCCGGGAAACTCCTCGACTACGGAGCGGCGGTCAACGGAGTTCGCGACGACGGTGCGCCACTCGTGACAGCCATCTACTTCCATTACCCCGAAAGCGCGGAAATGTTGATAAAAAGGGGTGCAAGAATCGATAATGTGGTCACTGCCGCCGCCATGGGACAAACCGGCCAGGTGGCCACATATCTCGATGATGCGGGGAGACTGAGAGGTGATGCGCCTTTGATCGCGGTGCCGTGGTTGAAAGTGGCATCGACTCGGGAAGCCAATCTCGCCCTTGCTTTCGTATGGGCAGCGATGCTCAACCGCGTCGGGACGGTCCGTTTTTTACTCGAAAAGGGAGTCGACCCCGCCTCGAGGGACCATCGGGACTGGACGGCATTGCACTGGGCTTGCTATTTCGGCCACGAAGAGGTGGTCGATGTCCTGCTCGCGCACAAAGCACCATTGGAAGCACGTAACGAATTCGGGGGCACCGTGCTCGATCAGACGCTCTGGGCGACCGCGCACGAAGGCTTGCAGCCAGGGCATTTGGGAGTAGTCCGGAAACTCGTTGGTGCAGGTGCGAAGATTCACACATGGTGGCTGCTCAGTGACCTTCACCCGCCGTTGGAGGAGCGTGTTATCAGAATTTTGCAGGAGAAAGTGTGA